A section of the Triplophysa dalaica isolate WHDGS20190420 chromosome 8, ASM1584641v1, whole genome shotgun sequence genome encodes:
- the LOC130428059 gene encoding uncharacterized protein LOC130428059 isoform X1, giving the protein MVHPVSAKKNSRKSTYKVRSRKRDKPIFVNKSRQIPKPSISTHHARLLPMALPVSICQCGEKKYSVGKGRSITVINMKDRYDLSIPRLYCERCQENWVPGLREVQDTGYWPGTINFSTLYDFEVFLSFEDLKMAAPGLSRLAFIRMLDMKTAHYGRSGNLCGDAFYKSFLEWSICRYEVDKICGAQHFKCTACTPLMLPVAVDGNRKLHRFKKAGNSKESGYFDGVFLCKDEDVSSFVDDIRKKVPHAPGKGVCGSAEFAAAKESSRKSSSRLDEEGIEVAVCRHGVLLRALNMFRGEIYAYPLYLHKELCTENVTFFCADIMCKYWPYLIKVCRVCPELRNLLHQKPFLSVMHAKVHGIKCEIKWSGSYQTGAAYTMGEEVEQANSFLSRIAISTKFMSKAGRTDMLTLQCIGWNKIKVQNMCKTLCTRHRKTQQNLKKEKESLEDMKSELAVDNEVIKQWVTEVQEWAHTATSGDNDVPVEPLMNTIEEMAVSIKQRRHHLYRHTATNKGRNKIRRKINLEKKKLATAIEQHNALVDPLLKIVSIEDVLETDYVFPWQVSRQDSVNLLTKKKVFDKVMLIQRLEEEQVILVQEAKQHWLSMQSRQDKMTSLLDTINAGGNPWNLSEEGIQGLHCMLQRRLDQLTAHRDTLKKSYQMIDNMTTCSTVEDEYVSCLEDHLSSSTDQSSDEDDTSVY; this is encoded by the exons ATGGTCCATCCAGTTTCG GCAAAGAAAAATTCAAGAAAGTCCACTTATAAAGTAAGGTCAAGAAAGAGAGATAAACCCATATTTGTGAATAAATCCAGACAAATCCCCAAGCCATCTATATCCACCCATCATG CTCGACTTTTACCAATGGCGCTACCAGTTTCCATCTGCCAGTGTGGAGAGAAAAAGTACAGTGTTGGAAAAGGAAGGTCCATTACTGTTATCAACATGAAAG ATCGCTATGATCTTTCAATACCCCGGCTTTACTGTGAAAGATGCCAAGAAAATTGGGTACCGGGTTTGAGAGAAGTTCAGGATACTGGCTACTGGCCTGGCACAATTAATTTCAGCACACTTTATGATTTTGAAGTATTCCTGTCCTTTGAGGATTTGAAAATGGCTGCCCCTGGATTGTCTCGTTTAGCATTCATTAGAATGCTTGACATGAAGACGGCACACTATGGCAGG AGTGGAAATCTGTGTGGGGATGCTTTTTACAAGAGCTTTCTTGAGTGGTCTATCTGTCGATATGAAGTTGACAAGATCTGTGGCGCACAACATTTCAAGTGTACTGCTTGCACCCCTCTCATGCTACCAGTTGCAGTCGATGGCAACCGCAAACTTCACCGCTTCAAAAAGGCTGGAAA TTCAAAGGAATCTGGCTACTTTGATGGAGTGTTCCTCTGCAAGGATGAAGATGTTTCCTCGTTTGTTGATGATATCCGCAAAAAAGTACCACAT GCACCTGGGAAAGGTGTCTGTGGATCTGCAGAGTTTGCAGCTGCTAAAGAGTCTTCAAGAAAGAGCAGCAGTAGATTAGATGAGGAGGGAATTGAGGTGGCTGTCTGCAGGCATGGTGTTCTTTTGAGAGCACTGAATATGTTCAGAGGAGAGATATATGCATATCCATTGTATCTGCATAAGGAGCTTTgcactgaaaatgtcacatttttctGTGCTGACATAATGTGTAAATACTGGCCCTACTTGATCAAAGTGTGCAGGGTCTGCCCGGAACTAAGGAACCTTCTCCATCAAAAGCCATTCCTCTCAGTCATGCATGCTAAAGTACATGGAATAAAATGTGag ATCAAATGGAGTGGTAGCTATCAAACTGGTGCTGCCTATACCATGGGAGAGGAAGTGGAGCAGGCAAATAGCTTTTTGTCAAGGATTGCTATAAGCACAAAGTTCATGTCTAAAGCCG GTCGTACAGACATGCTCACACTGCAGTGCATTGGGTGGAACAAAATCAAAGTCCAAAACATGTGCAAAACTCTTTGCACAAGACATAGGAAg ACTCAGCAGAATCTCAAAAAGGAGAAAGAAAGCCTTGAGGACATGAAAAGTGAACTGGCCGTGGATAATGAAGTCATCAAGCAGTGGGTCACAGAAGTGCAGGAGTGGGCCCACACTG CAACATCTGGGGACAACGATGTTCCTGTCGAACCATTAATGAACACGATTGAGGAGATGGCTGTCAGCATCAAACAACGACGTCATCATCTTTACAGACACACCG CCACAAACAAAGGGAGAAACAAGATAAGAAGAAAAATcaatttggagaaaaaaaagcTGGCTACTGCAATTGAACAGCATAATGCTCTTGTTGACCCTTTGTTGAAGATTGTGTCCATTGAAGATGTTCTCGAAACGGATTATGTTTTTCCATGGCAGGTGTCAAGGCAAG ACTCTGTCAATCTCTTAACAAAGAAGAAGGTTTTTGACAAGGTCATGCTAATTCAGCGACTGGAGGAGGAACAGGTCATTCTTGTCCAAGAGGCAAAACAACACTGGCTTTCTATGCAAAGTCGGCAGGACAAGATGACCAGTTTGCTTGACACAATCAACGCTGGTG GAAACCCTTGGAATCTTTCAGAAGAGGGGATTCAAGGGCTTCACTGTATGTTGCAGAGACGACTAGACCAGCTTACAGCTCACCGGGACACTCTAAAAAAGAGCTATCAAATGATAGACAACATGACAACTTGCAGTACTGTGGAAGATGAATACGTAAGCTGTCTGGAAGACCATCTTTCCAGCAGTACTGATCAGAGCTCTGATGAAGATGATACATCTGTTTATTAG
- the LOC130428059 gene encoding uncharacterized protein LOC130428059 isoform X2, giving the protein MAVAPTTVMKQDPDGRYFHHHDSRLLPMALPVSICQCGEKKYSVGKGRSITVINMKDRYDLSIPRLYCERCQENWVPGLREVQDTGYWPGTINFSTLYDFEVFLSFEDLKMAAPGLSRLAFIRMLDMKTAHYGRSGNLCGDAFYKSFLEWSICRYEVDKICGAQHFKCTACTPLMLPVAVDGNRKLHRFKKAGNSKESGYFDGVFLCKDEDVSSFVDDIRKKVPHAPGKGVCGSAEFAAAKESSRKSSSRLDEEGIEVAVCRHGVLLRALNMFRGEIYAYPLYLHKELCTENVTFFCADIMCKYWPYLIKVCRVCPELRNLLHQKPFLSVMHAKVHGIKCEIKWSGSYQTGAAYTMGEEVEQANSFLSRIAISTKFMSKAGRTDMLTLQCIGWNKIKVQNMCKTLCTRHRKTQQNLKKEKESLEDMKSELAVDNEVIKQWVTEVQEWAHTATSGDNDVPVEPLMNTIEEMAVSIKQRRHHLYRHTATNKGRNKIRRKINLEKKKLATAIEQHNALVDPLLKIVSIEDVLETDYVFPWQVSRQDSVNLLTKKKVFDKVMLIQRLEEEQVILVQEAKQHWLSMQSRQDKMTSLLDTINAGGNPWNLSEEGIQGLHCMLQRRLDQLTAHRDTLKKSYQMIDNMTTCSTVEDEYVSCLEDHLSSSTDQSSDEDDTSVY; this is encoded by the exons ATGGCAGTAGCTCCCACTACAGTGATGAAGCAGGACCCTGATGGGCGATACTTTCATCATCATGATT CTCGACTTTTACCAATGGCGCTACCAGTTTCCATCTGCCAGTGTGGAGAGAAAAAGTACAGTGTTGGAAAAGGAAGGTCCATTACTGTTATCAACATGAAAG ATCGCTATGATCTTTCAATACCCCGGCTTTACTGTGAAAGATGCCAAGAAAATTGGGTACCGGGTTTGAGAGAAGTTCAGGATACTGGCTACTGGCCTGGCACAATTAATTTCAGCACACTTTATGATTTTGAAGTATTCCTGTCCTTTGAGGATTTGAAAATGGCTGCCCCTGGATTGTCTCGTTTAGCATTCATTAGAATGCTTGACATGAAGACGGCACACTATGGCAGG AGTGGAAATCTGTGTGGGGATGCTTTTTACAAGAGCTTTCTTGAGTGGTCTATCTGTCGATATGAAGTTGACAAGATCTGTGGCGCACAACATTTCAAGTGTACTGCTTGCACCCCTCTCATGCTACCAGTTGCAGTCGATGGCAACCGCAAACTTCACCGCTTCAAAAAGGCTGGAAA TTCAAAGGAATCTGGCTACTTTGATGGAGTGTTCCTCTGCAAGGATGAAGATGTTTCCTCGTTTGTTGATGATATCCGCAAAAAAGTACCACAT GCACCTGGGAAAGGTGTCTGTGGATCTGCAGAGTTTGCAGCTGCTAAAGAGTCTTCAAGAAAGAGCAGCAGTAGATTAGATGAGGAGGGAATTGAGGTGGCTGTCTGCAGGCATGGTGTTCTTTTGAGAGCACTGAATATGTTCAGAGGAGAGATATATGCATATCCATTGTATCTGCATAAGGAGCTTTgcactgaaaatgtcacatttttctGTGCTGACATAATGTGTAAATACTGGCCCTACTTGATCAAAGTGTGCAGGGTCTGCCCGGAACTAAGGAACCTTCTCCATCAAAAGCCATTCCTCTCAGTCATGCATGCTAAAGTACATGGAATAAAATGTGag ATCAAATGGAGTGGTAGCTATCAAACTGGTGCTGCCTATACCATGGGAGAGGAAGTGGAGCAGGCAAATAGCTTTTTGTCAAGGATTGCTATAAGCACAAAGTTCATGTCTAAAGCCG GTCGTACAGACATGCTCACACTGCAGTGCATTGGGTGGAACAAAATCAAAGTCCAAAACATGTGCAAAACTCTTTGCACAAGACATAGGAAg ACTCAGCAGAATCTCAAAAAGGAGAAAGAAAGCCTTGAGGACATGAAAAGTGAACTGGCCGTGGATAATGAAGTCATCAAGCAGTGGGTCACAGAAGTGCAGGAGTGGGCCCACACTG CAACATCTGGGGACAACGATGTTCCTGTCGAACCATTAATGAACACGATTGAGGAGATGGCTGTCAGCATCAAACAACGACGTCATCATCTTTACAGACACACCG CCACAAACAAAGGGAGAAACAAGATAAGAAGAAAAATcaatttggagaaaaaaaagcTGGCTACTGCAATTGAACAGCATAATGCTCTTGTTGACCCTTTGTTGAAGATTGTGTCCATTGAAGATGTTCTCGAAACGGATTATGTTTTTCCATGGCAGGTGTCAAGGCAAG ACTCTGTCAATCTCTTAACAAAGAAGAAGGTTTTTGACAAGGTCATGCTAATTCAGCGACTGGAGGAGGAACAGGTCATTCTTGTCCAAGAGGCAAAACAACACTGGCTTTCTATGCAAAGTCGGCAGGACAAGATGACCAGTTTGCTTGACACAATCAACGCTGGTG GAAACCCTTGGAATCTTTCAGAAGAGGGGATTCAAGGGCTTCACTGTATGTTGCAGAGACGACTAGACCAGCTTACAGCTCACCGGGACACTCTAAAAAAGAGCTATCAAATGATAGACAACATGACAACTTGCAGTACTGTGGAAGATGAATACGTAAGCTGTCTGGAAGACCATCTTTCCAGCAGTACTGATCAGAGCTCTGATGAAGATGATACATCTGTTTATTAG
- the LOC130428059 gene encoding uncharacterized protein LOC130428059 isoform X3: MVHPVSAKKNSRKSTYKVRSRKRDKPIFVNKSRQIPKPSISTHHARLLPMALPVSICQCGEKKYSVGKGRSITVINMKVFLSFEDLKMAAPGLSRLAFIRMLDMKTAHYGRSGNLCGDAFYKSFLEWSICRYEVDKICGAQHFKCTACTPLMLPVAVDGNRKLHRFKKAGNSKESGYFDGVFLCKDEDVSSFVDDIRKKVPHAPGKGVCGSAEFAAAKESSRKSSSRLDEEGIEVAVCRHGVLLRALNMFRGEIYAYPLYLHKELCTENVTFFCADIMCKYWPYLIKVCRVCPELRNLLHQKPFLSVMHAKVHGIKCEIKWSGSYQTGAAYTMGEEVEQANSFLSRIAISTKFMSKAGRTDMLTLQCIGWNKIKVQNMCKTLCTRHRKTQQNLKKEKESLEDMKSELAVDNEVIKQWVTEVQEWAHTATSGDNDVPVEPLMNTIEEMAVSIKQRRHHLYRHTATNKGRNKIRRKINLEKKKLATAIEQHNALVDPLLKIVSIEDVLETDYVFPWQVSRQDSVNLLTKKKVFDKVMLIQRLEEEQVILVQEAKQHWLSMQSRQDKMTSLLDTINAGGNPWNLSEEGIQGLHCMLQRRLDQLTAHRDTLKKSYQMIDNMTTCSTVEDEYVSCLEDHLSSSTDQSSDEDDTSVY; encoded by the exons ATGGTCCATCCAGTTTCG GCAAAGAAAAATTCAAGAAAGTCCACTTATAAAGTAAGGTCAAGAAAGAGAGATAAACCCATATTTGTGAATAAATCCAGACAAATCCCCAAGCCATCTATATCCACCCATCATG CTCGACTTTTACCAATGGCGCTACCAGTTTCCATCTGCCAGTGTGGAGAGAAAAAGTACAGTGTTGGAAAAGGAAGGTCCATTACTGTTATCAACATGAAAG TATTCCTGTCCTTTGAGGATTTGAAAATGGCTGCCCCTGGATTGTCTCGTTTAGCATTCATTAGAATGCTTGACATGAAGACGGCACACTATGGCAGG AGTGGAAATCTGTGTGGGGATGCTTTTTACAAGAGCTTTCTTGAGTGGTCTATCTGTCGATATGAAGTTGACAAGATCTGTGGCGCACAACATTTCAAGTGTACTGCTTGCACCCCTCTCATGCTACCAGTTGCAGTCGATGGCAACCGCAAACTTCACCGCTTCAAAAAGGCTGGAAA TTCAAAGGAATCTGGCTACTTTGATGGAGTGTTCCTCTGCAAGGATGAAGATGTTTCCTCGTTTGTTGATGATATCCGCAAAAAAGTACCACAT GCACCTGGGAAAGGTGTCTGTGGATCTGCAGAGTTTGCAGCTGCTAAAGAGTCTTCAAGAAAGAGCAGCAGTAGATTAGATGAGGAGGGAATTGAGGTGGCTGTCTGCAGGCATGGTGTTCTTTTGAGAGCACTGAATATGTTCAGAGGAGAGATATATGCATATCCATTGTATCTGCATAAGGAGCTTTgcactgaaaatgtcacatttttctGTGCTGACATAATGTGTAAATACTGGCCCTACTTGATCAAAGTGTGCAGGGTCTGCCCGGAACTAAGGAACCTTCTCCATCAAAAGCCATTCCTCTCAGTCATGCATGCTAAAGTACATGGAATAAAATGTGag ATCAAATGGAGTGGTAGCTATCAAACTGGTGCTGCCTATACCATGGGAGAGGAAGTGGAGCAGGCAAATAGCTTTTTGTCAAGGATTGCTATAAGCACAAAGTTCATGTCTAAAGCCG GTCGTACAGACATGCTCACACTGCAGTGCATTGGGTGGAACAAAATCAAAGTCCAAAACATGTGCAAAACTCTTTGCACAAGACATAGGAAg ACTCAGCAGAATCTCAAAAAGGAGAAAGAAAGCCTTGAGGACATGAAAAGTGAACTGGCCGTGGATAATGAAGTCATCAAGCAGTGGGTCACAGAAGTGCAGGAGTGGGCCCACACTG CAACATCTGGGGACAACGATGTTCCTGTCGAACCATTAATGAACACGATTGAGGAGATGGCTGTCAGCATCAAACAACGACGTCATCATCTTTACAGACACACCG CCACAAACAAAGGGAGAAACAAGATAAGAAGAAAAATcaatttggagaaaaaaaagcTGGCTACTGCAATTGAACAGCATAATGCTCTTGTTGACCCTTTGTTGAAGATTGTGTCCATTGAAGATGTTCTCGAAACGGATTATGTTTTTCCATGGCAGGTGTCAAGGCAAG ACTCTGTCAATCTCTTAACAAAGAAGAAGGTTTTTGACAAGGTCATGCTAATTCAGCGACTGGAGGAGGAACAGGTCATTCTTGTCCAAGAGGCAAAACAACACTGGCTTTCTATGCAAAGTCGGCAGGACAAGATGACCAGTTTGCTTGACACAATCAACGCTGGTG GAAACCCTTGGAATCTTTCAGAAGAGGGGATTCAAGGGCTTCACTGTATGTTGCAGAGACGACTAGACCAGCTTACAGCTCACCGGGACACTCTAAAAAAGAGCTATCAAATGATAGACAACATGACAACTTGCAGTACTGTGGAAGATGAATACGTAAGCTGTCTGGAAGACCATCTTTCCAGCAGTACTGATCAGAGCTCTGATGAAGATGATACATCTGTTTATTAG
- the LOC130428059 gene encoding uncharacterized protein LOC130428059 isoform X4: protein MAVAPTTVMKQDPDGRYFHHHDSRLLPMALPVSICQCGEKKYSVGKGRSITVINMKVFLSFEDLKMAAPGLSRLAFIRMLDMKTAHYGRSGNLCGDAFYKSFLEWSICRYEVDKICGAQHFKCTACTPLMLPVAVDGNRKLHRFKKAGNSKESGYFDGVFLCKDEDVSSFVDDIRKKVPHAPGKGVCGSAEFAAAKESSRKSSSRLDEEGIEVAVCRHGVLLRALNMFRGEIYAYPLYLHKELCTENVTFFCADIMCKYWPYLIKVCRVCPELRNLLHQKPFLSVMHAKVHGIKCEIKWSGSYQTGAAYTMGEEVEQANSFLSRIAISTKFMSKAGRTDMLTLQCIGWNKIKVQNMCKTLCTRHRKTQQNLKKEKESLEDMKSELAVDNEVIKQWVTEVQEWAHTATSGDNDVPVEPLMNTIEEMAVSIKQRRHHLYRHTATNKGRNKIRRKINLEKKKLATAIEQHNALVDPLLKIVSIEDVLETDYVFPWQVSRQDSVNLLTKKKVFDKVMLIQRLEEEQVILVQEAKQHWLSMQSRQDKMTSLLDTINAGGNPWNLSEEGIQGLHCMLQRRLDQLTAHRDTLKKSYQMIDNMTTCSTVEDEYVSCLEDHLSSSTDQSSDEDDTSVY, encoded by the exons ATGGCAGTAGCTCCCACTACAGTGATGAAGCAGGACCCTGATGGGCGATACTTTCATCATCATGATT CTCGACTTTTACCAATGGCGCTACCAGTTTCCATCTGCCAGTGTGGAGAGAAAAAGTACAGTGTTGGAAAAGGAAGGTCCATTACTGTTATCAACATGAAAG TATTCCTGTCCTTTGAGGATTTGAAAATGGCTGCCCCTGGATTGTCTCGTTTAGCATTCATTAGAATGCTTGACATGAAGACGGCACACTATGGCAGG AGTGGAAATCTGTGTGGGGATGCTTTTTACAAGAGCTTTCTTGAGTGGTCTATCTGTCGATATGAAGTTGACAAGATCTGTGGCGCACAACATTTCAAGTGTACTGCTTGCACCCCTCTCATGCTACCAGTTGCAGTCGATGGCAACCGCAAACTTCACCGCTTCAAAAAGGCTGGAAA TTCAAAGGAATCTGGCTACTTTGATGGAGTGTTCCTCTGCAAGGATGAAGATGTTTCCTCGTTTGTTGATGATATCCGCAAAAAAGTACCACAT GCACCTGGGAAAGGTGTCTGTGGATCTGCAGAGTTTGCAGCTGCTAAAGAGTCTTCAAGAAAGAGCAGCAGTAGATTAGATGAGGAGGGAATTGAGGTGGCTGTCTGCAGGCATGGTGTTCTTTTGAGAGCACTGAATATGTTCAGAGGAGAGATATATGCATATCCATTGTATCTGCATAAGGAGCTTTgcactgaaaatgtcacatttttctGTGCTGACATAATGTGTAAATACTGGCCCTACTTGATCAAAGTGTGCAGGGTCTGCCCGGAACTAAGGAACCTTCTCCATCAAAAGCCATTCCTCTCAGTCATGCATGCTAAAGTACATGGAATAAAATGTGag ATCAAATGGAGTGGTAGCTATCAAACTGGTGCTGCCTATACCATGGGAGAGGAAGTGGAGCAGGCAAATAGCTTTTTGTCAAGGATTGCTATAAGCACAAAGTTCATGTCTAAAGCCG GTCGTACAGACATGCTCACACTGCAGTGCATTGGGTGGAACAAAATCAAAGTCCAAAACATGTGCAAAACTCTTTGCACAAGACATAGGAAg ACTCAGCAGAATCTCAAAAAGGAGAAAGAAAGCCTTGAGGACATGAAAAGTGAACTGGCCGTGGATAATGAAGTCATCAAGCAGTGGGTCACAGAAGTGCAGGAGTGGGCCCACACTG CAACATCTGGGGACAACGATGTTCCTGTCGAACCATTAATGAACACGATTGAGGAGATGGCTGTCAGCATCAAACAACGACGTCATCATCTTTACAGACACACCG CCACAAACAAAGGGAGAAACAAGATAAGAAGAAAAATcaatttggagaaaaaaaagcTGGCTACTGCAATTGAACAGCATAATGCTCTTGTTGACCCTTTGTTGAAGATTGTGTCCATTGAAGATGTTCTCGAAACGGATTATGTTTTTCCATGGCAGGTGTCAAGGCAAG ACTCTGTCAATCTCTTAACAAAGAAGAAGGTTTTTGACAAGGTCATGCTAATTCAGCGACTGGAGGAGGAACAGGTCATTCTTGTCCAAGAGGCAAAACAACACTGGCTTTCTATGCAAAGTCGGCAGGACAAGATGACCAGTTTGCTTGACACAATCAACGCTGGTG GAAACCCTTGGAATCTTTCAGAAGAGGGGATTCAAGGGCTTCACTGTATGTTGCAGAGACGACTAGACCAGCTTACAGCTCACCGGGACACTCTAAAAAAGAGCTATCAAATGATAGACAACATGACAACTTGCAGTACTGTGGAAGATGAATACGTAAGCTGTCTGGAAGACCATCTTTCCAGCAGTACTGATCAGAGCTCTGATGAAGATGATACATCTGTTTATTAG